One Cynocephalus volans isolate mCynVol1 chromosome 5, mCynVol1.pri, whole genome shotgun sequence DNA window includes the following coding sequences:
- the UBD gene encoding ubiquitin D has protein sequence MSPNASCLCVNVSSKEWGLMTFGANPDDRVKKINEHVRSKTKVPVQDQLLLLGSKTLKPQRKLSSYGIDKEKTIHLTLKVVKPSDEELPLTLVESGDEGLTHLLQVRRSNSVAQVKKMIETKTAVSPKTQIVTCNGKKLEDGKIMADYCIRKGDLLFLTYHCIGG, from the exons ATGTCTCCCAATGCTTCCTGCCTCTGT GTGAATGTCTCTTCCAAGGAATGGGGATTAATGACCTTTGGTGCCAACCCAGATGACAGAGTGAAGAAGATTAATGAACATGTCCGGTCTAAGACTAAGGTTCCTGTGCAGGACCAGCTTCTTCTGCTGGGTTCCAAGACCCTAAAGCCACAGAGAAAGCTGTCATCTTATGGTATTGACAAGGAGAAAACCATCCACCTCACCCTGAAAGTGGTGAAGCCCAGTGATGAGGAGCTACCCTTGACCCTTGTGGAATCAGGTGATGAGGGGCTGACACACCTCCTCCAGGTGCGAAGATCCAACTCAGTGGCCCAGGTGAAAAAGATGATTGAGACAAAGACTGCTGTAAGCCCTAAGACCCAGATTGTGACTTGCAATGGAAAAAAACTGGAAGACGGGAAGATTATGGCAGATTATTGCATCAGAAAGGGGGATTTACTCTTCCTGACATACCACTGCATTGGGGGTTGA